A section of the Rossellomorea marisflavi genome encodes:
- the dltB gene encoding D-alanyl-lipoteichoic acid biosynthesis protein DltB — MTVYGSFLFFIIIGILLLPTIILGLRGKSFRVYNLIISVVILSLIFSGEARGFATLIAFTVFQVLLIKGYMAYRSKRNAGGVFYLMVALSLLPLILSKVLPFLAFDNWATFLGISYLTFKAVQVVIEIRDGLIKEQPPVYRIAYFMLFYPSLSSGPIDRYRRFEKDEGTVWDAKDYQSLLYSGLHKIFIGFLYKFIIGYAINTYFIMNLPYMTSNKILYNLLYMYGYSMYLFFDFAGYTAFAVGISYMMGIRTPENFNKPFLSRNIKDFWNRWHMTLSFWFRDYVFMRFMFLMKKKRWIKNKMLLSNLGYILLFTLMGVWHGLAIQYIVYGLYHAAVMVSYNFFEKWNKKHKKWPANRFTTVVSIVITFHVICFGFYLFSGQPFH; from the coding sequence ATGACAGTATATGGCTCGTTTCTATTCTTCATCATCATCGGAATCCTGCTGTTGCCGACGATCATCCTCGGCCTCAGGGGGAAGAGCTTCCGTGTCTATAACCTGATCATCTCGGTGGTCATCCTGTCCCTGATCTTCTCGGGGGAGGCGAGAGGGTTCGCGACCTTGATCGCCTTCACCGTGTTCCAGGTGCTCTTGATCAAAGGGTATATGGCGTACCGCTCGAAGCGGAATGCAGGAGGCGTCTTCTATCTCATGGTGGCGCTATCCCTCCTGCCCCTGATCCTATCCAAGGTGCTTCCGTTTCTAGCCTTCGATAACTGGGCCACATTCCTCGGGATCTCTTACCTGACGTTCAAAGCCGTCCAGGTGGTCATCGAAATCCGGGACGGCCTGATCAAGGAGCAGCCGCCGGTCTACCGGATCGCCTATTTCATGCTGTTCTACCCATCGCTCTCCTCGGGACCGATCGACCGGTACCGGAGATTCGAGAAAGATGAGGGGACTGTATGGGATGCGAAGGACTATCAATCCCTTCTGTACTCGGGATTACATAAGATTTTCATTGGGTTCCTCTATAAGTTCATCATCGGATATGCGATCAATACCTATTTCATCATGAATCTGCCGTATATGACGTCGAACAAGATCCTGTATAACCTGCTCTATATGTACGGCTACAGCATGTACCTGTTCTTCGATTTCGCCGGGTATACGGCGTTTGCCGTCGGGATCAGCTACATGATGGGCATCCGGACCCCGGAGAACTTCAACAAGCCGTTCCTGAGCCGGAACATCAAGGATTTCTGGAACCGGTGGCATATGACCCTGTCCTTCTGGTTCAGGGATTATGTGTTCATGCGCTTCATGTTCCTCATGAAGAAGAAGCGCTGGATCAAGAACAAGATGCTGCTGTCGAATCTCGGCTACATCCTGCTGTTCACCCTCATGGGGGTGTGGCATGGCCTTGCGATCCAGTACATCGTCTACGGACTCTATCATGCGGCCGTCATGGTCAGCTATAACTTTTTCGAGAAATGGAACAAGAAGCATAAGAAGTGGCCGGCGAACCGGTTCACGACCGTCGTATCCATTGTGATCACCTTCCATGTGATCTGCTTCGGATTCTATCTATTCTCAGGACAACCATTCCACTAG
- a CDS encoding DUF2798 domain-containing protein, with the protein MKIHSKYRRVITAFVTALCMSIFISFMLVSINFGYDSHFILTWLRMWSEAFACAFFGAYFFPKFIQFLISKIHFFENTID; encoded by the coding sequence ATGAAAATTCATTCCAAGTATAGAAGAGTCATTACGGCATTTGTAACGGCTCTATGTATGTCGATTTTTATTTCATTCATGCTGGTGTCCATCAATTTCGGATATGACAGTCATTTTATTCTGACGTGGTTAAGAATGTGGTCTGAAGCATTTGCGTGCGCGTTCTTCGGAGCGTACTTCTTTCCGAAGTTCATTCAGTTCTTGATCAGTAAGATCCACTTTTTTGAGAATACCATCGATTGA
- the dltC gene encoding D-alanine--poly(phosphoribitol) ligase subunit 2 produces the protein MNFEQEVLDILAEVCQEESVKETPDMDLFEEGLLDSFGTVEMLVEFEDRLGILVPITEFDRDVWNTPNAIIKQLKNLK, from the coding sequence ATGAATTTTGAACAAGAAGTGTTAGACATACTTGCAGAGGTTTGCCAGGAGGAGTCGGTAAAAGAAACCCCGGATATGGACCTGTTTGAAGAGGGTCTGCTCGATTCATTCGGCACCGTGGAAATGCTCGTCGAATTCGAAGACAGGCTCGGGATCCTCGTCCCGATCACGGAGTTTGACCGTGACGTATGGAACACGCCAAATGCGATCATCAAGCAGCTGAAGAATCTGAAATGA
- the dltA gene encoding D-alanine--poly(phosphoribitol) ligase subunit DltA — protein MDFLLDIQEHATQSPEQQAFTANGQALSYGELWERSDQLASYLLDAYILPRQTPIVVYGHMEPGMPVAFLGSVKAGFPYIPIDTSIPDERVRSIIENSGAGLIINVSDQPIPFATVPVLALDAFDWNEATSVTPGTWVKDDEVYYIIYTSGSTGNPKGVQITGGNLQSFVDWLKGDFPIGERKVFLNQAPFSFDLSVMDLYPALVTGGTLFALPKSCVDKPKVMFETLEASGVQVWTSTPSFMQMCLMDPGFDEAKMPNVELFQFCGETLPVSVAKELRTRFPKAVIFNTYGPTEATVAVTSVEITDRILADHGSLPVGYSKSDTRILILNEQGEPVADGGAGEIIIAGPSVSKGYLGAPHLTEKSFFSYQGTWAYRTGDAGYAREGCIFYQGRLDFQIKLHGYRMELEEIEFQINQCPYVQSTVVLPHQNGEKIDYLVATIIPGDHPFEKEHHLTSFIRKELQKTLPSYMVPRKFIYKGSLPITTNGKLDRKRIKDEVLA, from the coding sequence ATGGACTTTTTGTTAGACATTCAAGAGCATGCAACACAATCACCGGAACAGCAGGCCTTCACAGCGAATGGGCAGGCACTATCGTACGGGGAGCTTTGGGAACGATCCGATCAACTCGCTTCTTATCTACTGGACGCCTATATCCTTCCGCGTCAGACCCCGATCGTCGTCTACGGACATATGGAGCCGGGTATGCCCGTCGCCTTCCTGGGAAGCGTCAAGGCAGGTTTCCCGTACATTCCCATTGACACTTCCATCCCGGATGAGCGGGTCCGGTCCATCATCGAGAACTCGGGCGCCGGACTGATCATCAACGTGTCGGATCAACCCATCCCGTTTGCCACCGTTCCCGTACTGGCATTGGACGCGTTCGATTGGAACGAAGCGACGAGCGTGACGCCCGGGACGTGGGTCAAAGACGATGAAGTGTATTACATCATCTACACATCAGGGAGCACAGGGAATCCAAAAGGGGTCCAGATCACGGGCGGCAACCTGCAGAGCTTCGTGGACTGGTTGAAGGGTGACTTCCCGATCGGGGAGCGCAAAGTCTTCCTCAATCAGGCACCGTTCTCCTTCGACCTCTCCGTCATGGACCTGTATCCTGCGCTCGTGACGGGCGGGACCCTATTTGCCCTCCCGAAATCTTGCGTCGACAAGCCGAAAGTGATGTTTGAAACTCTTGAAGCATCCGGCGTCCAGGTGTGGACCTCGACCCCTTCGTTCATGCAGATGTGCCTGATGGACCCAGGGTTCGATGAAGCGAAGATGCCAAACGTCGAGCTTTTCCAGTTCTGCGGGGAAACCCTGCCGGTATCGGTGGCGAAGGAGCTCCGCACACGTTTCCCGAAGGCCGTCATCTTTAATACATATGGGCCGACGGAAGCAACGGTCGCCGTCACCTCGGTCGAGATCACGGACCGTATTCTGGCTGATCACGGATCGCTGCCGGTCGGGTACAGTAAATCCGATACCCGAATCCTCATCCTGAATGAACAAGGAGAGCCTGTAGCGGACGGGGGAGCAGGGGAAATCATCATCGCCGGTCCGAGCGTGAGCAAGGGATACCTCGGTGCGCCCCATCTGACGGAGAAGTCGTTCTTTTCGTATCAGGGAACGTGGGCTTATCGCACAGGCGATGCCGGTTATGCCCGTGAAGGCTGCATCTTCTACCAGGGACGTCTCGATTTCCAGATCAAGCTGCACGGATACCGCATGGAGCTTGAGGAAATCGAATTCCAGATCAATCAGTGTCCATACGTGCAATCGACGGTCGTCCTCCCTCACCAGAATGGGGAAAAGATCGATTATCTCGTGGCCACGATTATCCCGGGGGATCATCCATTCGAGAAGGAGCATCACCTTACGTCGTTCATCCGCAAGGAGCTACAGAAGACGCTGCCTTCTTATATGGTCCCGCGTAAGTTCATCTACAAAGGGAGCCTGCCGATCACGACGAATGGGAAACTCGACCGCAAGCGCATCAAGGATGAGGTTCTTGCATGA
- a CDS encoding DUF3784 domain-containing protein, whose protein sequence is MLWGTLVGCLFASLFLFGSAYLIWYKKDLTFIAGYDEKKFKGDKDRLARAYGIFCLVSGVLTVLLPFALAIIGSYAEAIFGIWLTVGVVMLAFYSQSLNAKSSGS, encoded by the coding sequence ATGTTGTGGGGCACACTTGTTGGCTGTTTGTTTGCAAGCTTGTTCTTATTCGGATCCGCCTATCTAATCTGGTACAAAAAAGACCTCACCTTCATCGCCGGATATGATGAAAAGAAGTTCAAGGGAGACAAGGATCGACTCGCCAGGGCCTACGGCATCTTCTGCTTGGTAAGCGGGGTCCTGACCGTCCTCCTGCCTTTTGCATTAGCAATCATCGGCTCTTATGCCGAAGCCATATTCGGCATATGGCTCACAGTGGGGGTCGTTATGTTGGCGTTTTATTCACAGTCATTGAATGCAAAAAGTAGTGGTTCCTAG
- a CDS encoding PH domain-containing protein, whose protein sequence is MKYPSKVDLWLAILIWGIMLGTIGIGLYAIFYESSSYWEVMFLLLSCVLLPLFILWGCLTTYYLLSDTHLIIRYGPFKKRVPLDRITSVKKTSNPLSSPALSLKRLEISYNTYDMVLISPKDRDAFIKVLSERCEQLTSLRRI, encoded by the coding sequence TTGAAATACCCATCAAAAGTAGACCTGTGGCTCGCCATCCTCATCTGGGGAATCATGCTCGGCACCATCGGAATCGGCCTTTATGCTATCTTCTATGAATCTTCTTCCTATTGGGAAGTGATGTTTCTACTACTTTCTTGCGTGCTTCTTCCCCTGTTTATATTATGGGGGTGCCTTACCACTTACTACCTGTTGAGCGATACCCATTTGATCATCCGATATGGTCCGTTCAAAAAGAGAGTTCCTTTAGACAGGATCACCTCCGTCAAGAAAACGAGCAACCCCTTATCGAGCCCTGCCCTTTCCCTCAAAAGGCTTGAGATTTCGTACAATACCTACGATATGGTGCTGATTTCACCCAAGGATCGAGATGCGTTCATCAAGGTCTTGTCCGAGCGGTGTGAACAGCTTACTAGTTTAAGGAGGATTTAA
- a CDS encoding DUF4179 domain-containing protein, with product MNKDLFENISVPVEKLVAREKEAIMQAKRKRNVRKTTMRSLMVACGVCLSLLGSGFVSTGMAEALSSIPILSPIYKDFRDIASDKIEKNQLATTIDKQDSHNGLTMTVKEAAYDGNRLIVTVVYTGAKGVTLKEEKAGRQEITINGQPIKPAIGSTGQDDINPNTIIEHHQYTLSNLDGYGDEIEIQVQGDNLFGYEGQWNVAFPLEKIKRDVTSITPDVTAKTDDGMYAITADNVTFSPLSTRIDLSVDYPAELDENDRWPWFEYSVVDDQGRVYGGMKLQTGMADGTNGHHMVLTLPPMDEVPASLTLMPSEQNQDVYGLKLDELELLIPLKNLKHQN from the coding sequence ATGAATAAGGATCTATTCGAAAACATATCTGTACCCGTTGAAAAGCTTGTGGCAAGGGAAAAGGAAGCGATAATGCAAGCGAAGCGAAAAAGGAACGTGAGAAAGACAACGATGCGCTCCCTCATGGTGGCGTGCGGCGTATGCCTTTCCCTCCTCGGCTCGGGGTTTGTATCGACGGGCATGGCGGAAGCATTGTCGAGCATCCCTATCCTCAGTCCGATCTACAAGGATTTCAGGGACATTGCGTCAGATAAAATCGAGAAGAATCAGCTGGCAACGACGATCGACAAACAGGACAGCCACAACGGGCTCACCATGACGGTAAAAGAAGCCGCTTATGACGGCAATCGCCTCATCGTAACGGTCGTGTACACCGGCGCAAAAGGCGTGACGCTGAAAGAAGAAAAAGCCGGGCGGCAGGAAATCACCATCAACGGCCAGCCCATCAAACCGGCCATCGGCTCAACGGGGCAAGATGATATAAACCCGAACACCATCATCGAGCACCACCAGTATACCCTCTCCAACTTGGATGGGTATGGTGATGAAATTGAAATCCAAGTCCAAGGAGACAACCTATTTGGCTATGAGGGTCAGTGGAATGTGGCGTTCCCCCTTGAGAAAATCAAGCGTGACGTCACGTCCATCACCCCTGATGTCACAGCAAAAACCGACGACGGGATGTATGCAATCACTGCAGACAACGTGACCTTCTCTCCACTCTCAACCCGGATCGACCTCTCCGTCGACTACCCTGCAGAACTGGATGAAAACGACCGCTGGCCATGGTTTGAATACTCCGTCGTCGACGACCAAGGCCGCGTCTATGGTGGCATGAAGCTCCAAACCGGCATGGCCGACGGGACAAATGGCCATCATATGGTGCTGACGTTGCCTCCGATGGATGAGGTGCCGGCGTCCCTTACGCTGATGCCTAGTGAACAAAATCAGGATGTGTATGGTTTGAAACTCGATGAGCTGGAACTGCTCATTCCTTTAAAAAATCTTAAACACCAAAACTAA
- the dltD gene encoding D-alanyl-lipoteichoic acid biosynthesis protein DltD, with amino-acid sequence MKKKRHVFGPMILAFVLFIGMLSVPNKWLVKLMPGGRLDEAANSLNSNMFAGTFMQDEMLEDPTYLPIYGSSEFSRWDRYHPSNYFKVNDAGFKPFLVGKGGTTSIIHAINLASHANQLQQKQMVIIVSPQWFVKNGTDENHFAPNYSALQAMDLPSNSIIDEDTKTKLMKRMMSYNTVKNDTLVYELYDAYLHDKTATYRGLSAASNLYGKVLEKKDLYYSLFTISSAQRNASNKVEGQSWESLMKMADRTGERHTQHSRFNIDDKVYKKQAREIAAKKGKNKDHSYGVSKEYDDFQLLMDVLKQSKAEPLFVILPVNGEYYDYTGFPKKGRDDYYKRITAQIVDNGFAYTDYSDHEYDPYFLKDTIHIAWKGWVYLDRDIDSFVKTGKAFEEE; translated from the coding sequence ATGAAGAAAAAGCGACACGTCTTCGGCCCGATGATCCTCGCATTCGTGCTGTTCATCGGCATGCTATCGGTCCCGAATAAGTGGCTCGTGAAGCTGATGCCAGGCGGCCGGCTCGATGAGGCAGCGAATTCCCTGAACTCGAACATGTTTGCCGGGACCTTCATGCAGGATGAGATGCTTGAGGACCCTACATATCTACCGATCTATGGATCTTCCGAATTCTCGCGATGGGACCGGTACCACCCCTCGAACTATTTCAAGGTGAATGATGCCGGCTTCAAGCCGTTCCTCGTCGGAAAAGGGGGCACCACCTCCATCATCCACGCCATCAACCTGGCGAGTCACGCCAATCAGCTCCAACAGAAGCAGATGGTGATCATCGTCTCGCCTCAATGGTTCGTGAAGAACGGGACCGATGAAAATCACTTCGCCCCGAACTATTCAGCCCTGCAGGCCATGGACCTCCCGTCCAATTCCATCATCGATGAAGACACGAAAACGAAGCTGATGAAGCGGATGATGTCCTACAATACGGTGAAGAACGATACGCTCGTGTATGAACTGTACGATGCATATCTTCATGATAAAACCGCTACATACCGCGGGCTGTCAGCCGCGTCGAACCTGTACGGCAAGGTGCTGGAGAAAAAGGATCTGTACTATTCCTTGTTCACGATTTCATCGGCCCAGCGCAATGCCTCGAACAAGGTCGAAGGTCAATCGTGGGAATCCCTCATGAAGATGGCCGACCGTACAGGTGAGCGCCACACGCAACACAGCCGGTTCAACATCGACGACAAGGTATACAAAAAGCAAGCCCGTGAGATCGCGGCCAAAAAAGGCAAGAACAAGGATCACTCCTACGGGGTATCCAAGGAGTATGATGACTTCCAACTGCTCATGGACGTATTGAAACAATCGAAAGCCGAACCGCTCTTCGTCATCCTGCCCGTAAACGGCGAGTACTACGATTACACAGGCTTCCCGAAGAAGGGGAGAGACGACTACTACAAGCGGATCACCGCGCAAATTGTAGATAATGGCTTCGCGTATACAGACTACTCCGATCACGAATATGACCCGTATTTCCTGAAGGATACGATCCACATTGCGTGGAAGGGGTGGGTGTATCTGGACCGGGATATCGATTCGTTTGTGAAGACGGGGAAGGCGTTTGAGGAAGAGTAG
- a CDS encoding sigma-70 family RNA polymerase sigma factor yields the protein MDIASLVKKAKKGDEESFELLIGSVREKLYRTAYVYVRNEQDALDIYQETIYTAFTSIHTLKKPERFSSWITKILVFKAIDFIRKESRHFTTDDENVFAGLLSSENADSNLHSMDLTEAFTSLNPTAKTIVLLRYYHDLTTKEIAVLMKSPEGTVKSHLNRAKKQLRPILKEGYLYE from the coding sequence ATGGATATCGCATCACTAGTGAAAAAGGCCAAAAAGGGCGATGAAGAATCGTTTGAGCTGCTCATCGGTTCAGTCAGGGAAAAGCTGTACCGGACGGCGTATGTATACGTCCGGAATGAGCAGGACGCCCTGGACATCTACCAGGAGACGATCTATACTGCTTTCACCTCCATCCACACGTTGAAGAAGCCCGAACGGTTTTCAAGCTGGATCACGAAGATCCTCGTTTTCAAGGCGATTGATTTCATCCGGAAGGAGTCCCGCCATTTCACGACCGATGATGAAAATGTCTTTGCCGGGCTCCTCTCATCCGAGAATGCCGATTCGAACCTGCATTCCATGGACCTCACGGAGGCCTTTACCTCGCTGAACCCCACGGCAAAAACAATTGTTCTACTGAGGTACTACCATGACCTGACCACAAAGGAAATCGCAGTACTTATGAAGTCCCCGGAAGGAACGGTGAAGTCACATCTGAACCGGGCGAAGAAACAGCTGAGACCGATATTAAAGGAGGGCTATCTGTATGAATAA
- a CDS encoding hemolysin family protein — protein sequence MDIYIISNIVLLLVLLGLTAFFVGAEFAVVKIRSSRIDQLIAEGNKKAVVAKKVVQDLDYYLSACQLGITVTALGLGAFSKPFVKELLGPVFNWLSVSDGVASVISYGISLAVVTYLHVVIGEMAPKTLAIEFSEKATMLLAAPLYWFGKVMYPFIQVLNGTSRLFLKMFGVPAANHEQVYSEEELKIIMAQSFQGGEIDQTELKYMENVFSFDERVAKDIMVPRTDLVTIDQDMKPADIIALMDEHNYTRYPVVENGDKDKILGIVNAKKLLNHIVTGRDIVLEDFIRDVPHVVEVTRIKEIFKRMQKDRVHMTVVMDEYGGTAGILTMEDVLEELVGEIRDEFDADEVADIRKSGEEDYLISGRVLLDELEDRFGLTFEDRDDIDTIAGWIQSQSFDGLEEGQRITQGTHAWTVTELDNYQIKQILFQPDKGEREDDSQPLMNSLEVNPSGRGS from the coding sequence TTGGACATATATATCATATCGAATATCGTGTTATTACTTGTATTGCTTGGATTGACGGCGTTCTTCGTCGGAGCGGAGTTCGCGGTGGTGAAAATCCGTTCGTCGAGGATCGACCAGCTGATCGCCGAGGGGAATAAGAAGGCGGTCGTCGCGAAGAAGGTCGTGCAGGATCTCGATTACTACCTGTCTGCGTGCCAGCTTGGAATCACGGTGACGGCACTCGGCCTCGGGGCATTCTCGAAGCCGTTCGTCAAAGAATTGTTGGGGCCTGTGTTCAACTGGCTCAGCGTATCGGACGGAGTCGCTTCCGTCATTTCATACGGGATTTCCCTTGCCGTCGTCACCTATTTGCATGTGGTGATCGGGGAGATGGCACCGAAGACCCTCGCCATCGAATTCTCTGAGAAGGCGACCATGCTTCTCGCCGCGCCGCTATACTGGTTCGGGAAGGTGATGTATCCGTTCATCCAGGTGCTGAACGGTACGTCCCGGTTGTTCCTGAAGATGTTCGGGGTGCCGGCAGCGAATCACGAGCAGGTATACTCGGAAGAAGAGCTGAAGATCATCATGGCCCAGAGTTTCCAGGGCGGGGAGATCGACCAGACCGAGCTGAAGTATATGGAGAACGTGTTCTCCTTCGATGAACGGGTGGCCAAGGACATCATGGTGCCGAGGACCGATCTCGTCACGATCGACCAAGACATGAAACCGGCGGACATCATCGCCCTCATGGATGAGCACAATTACACGCGCTATCCCGTCGTGGAAAACGGCGATAAAGATAAGATCCTCGGAATCGTGAATGCGAAAAAACTGCTTAATCATATCGTGACCGGACGGGACATCGTCCTGGAAGACTTCATCCGCGACGTGCCACATGTGGTGGAGGTGACGCGGATCAAGGAGATCTTCAAGCGGATGCAGAAGGACCGTGTCCACATGACCGTGGTCATGGATGAATACGGCGGAACCGCCGGGATCCTGACGATGGAGGACGTTCTGGAGGAACTCGTCGGGGAGATCCGCGATGAATTCGATGCGGACGAAGTTGCCGATATCCGCAAGAGCGGGGAAGAAGACTACCTCATCAGCGGGCGCGTGCTCCTCGATGAGCTCGAAGACCGCTTCGGCCTGACATTCGAAGACCGGGATGACATCGATACGATCGCCGGCTGGATCCAGTCCCAGAGCTTCGATGGGCTGGAGGAAGGGCAGCGCATCACCCAGGGCACACACGCCTGGACGGTGACCGAGCTCGATAACTATCAAATCAAGCAAATCCTGTTTCAACCGGATAAAGGGGAAAGGGAAGATGACTCCCAGCCCCTCATGAATTCACTGGAGGTGAACCCCTCAGGAAGGGGGAGCTAA
- a CDS encoding metallophosphoesterase family protein, which yields MKHKIALLADVHGNATALKAVIDDSIVEGVTDYWFLGDLIMPGPGTNDLFEMLEGVGASVYVRGNWEDSFLDVLKKEVDLHHPTDLYVSKLAHYQCENLKPAYIERIRNLPLHLTKQVNHLSISISHHLPTKSHGGDLWPTSDQKNFDELVKEGVDVAVYAHTHHQLLRYSSEDQLIINPGSIGQPFYKWDSFGNDRRAQYAILEIDDTGVADVRFRKVSYDARQELENARQSNLPFMELYEEMLETGKTYTHDRERLQALITKYGYDEDVSAFFERLGTRGE from the coding sequence ATGAAGCATAAAATTGCCCTGCTGGCCGATGTCCATGGAAATGCAACAGCGTTAAAAGCAGTGATCGACGACTCGATTGTAGAAGGTGTTACGGATTATTGGTTTCTAGGGGACTTGATCATGCCGGGACCGGGAACGAATGACCTGTTTGAGATGTTGGAGGGCGTAGGTGCATCTGTCTATGTGAGGGGGAACTGGGAAGATAGTTTCCTTGATGTCCTGAAGAAGGAAGTGGACCTTCACCATCCTACCGATCTCTATGTTTCAAAGCTTGCACACTACCAGTGTGAGAACCTAAAACCAGCGTATATAGAACGGATTAGGAATCTGCCGTTGCACCTGACGAAGCAAGTGAATCACTTGTCGATCAGCATCAGCCATCACCTTCCCACGAAAAGTCACGGAGGGGATCTGTGGCCGACGAGTGATCAGAAGAACTTTGATGAATTGGTCAAAGAAGGGGTTGATGTTGCGGTGTATGCTCACACTCATCACCAGCTCCTCCGCTATAGCAGCGAAGATCAGCTGATTATCAACCCAGGAAGCATCGGTCAGCCATTCTATAAGTGGGATTCGTTCGGGAATGATCGGCGCGCTCAATATGCCATTCTTGAAATCGACGACACAGGTGTTGCCGATGTAAGGTTCAGAAAAGTGAGCTATGACGCAAGACAGGAACTGGAGAACGCCCGGCAGTCGAACCTGCCTTTCATGGAACTATACGAAGAAATGCTCGAGACCGGCAAAACGTATACCCACGACAGGGAACGATTGCAAGCATTAATCACAAAATACGGCTATGATGAGGACGTCTCGGCCTTCTTTGAAAGGTTGGGAACCCGCGGGGAATGA
- a CDS encoding YdbC family protein, with the protein MLVKRIVCTVESYQRESFHMAQMVWVALRTVEGFIVQLGGWDTSDASIAYIYSFWENRDRYENFMENMHDEIFGHSNQRATYTTIKVELFEGKASGSAVNERLRECSFIRTSINDCEEQPLINKKSDETLLFSDSTARTLLFTDNEAEGIPPWTIGETVEAFMVTEDWRVHRNDS; encoded by the coding sequence ATGCTGGTAAAACGTATCGTATGCACCGTGGAGTCCTATCAACGCGAGTCATTTCATATGGCGCAAATGGTGTGGGTTGCCCTTAGAACGGTAGAGGGATTCATTGTCCAGTTGGGTGGATGGGACACATCAGACGCATCCATCGCATACATCTACTCTTTCTGGGAGAATCGCGATCGATATGAGAACTTCATGGAGAACATGCATGACGAAATCTTCGGACATTCAAACCAGAGGGCTACCTATACCACAATCAAGGTCGAGTTGTTCGAGGGGAAGGCAAGTGGATCCGCCGTCAATGAGCGATTAAGAGAGTGTTCATTCATCAGAACCAGCATCAACGATTGTGAGGAACAGCCACTTATCAATAAGAAAAGTGATGAAACCCTTCTATTCTCTGATTCTACCGCAAGGACCCTTTTGTTCACCGACAATGAAGCAGAAGGAATACCGCCCTGGACAATAGGGGAGACCGTGGAAGCATTCATGGTCACTGAAGACTGGCGCGTTCATCGTAATGATTCTTAA
- a CDS encoding hemolysin family protein, translating to MDGMITLNLFLIVVFILLTAFFVGAEFAILKVRMSRIDQLIAEGNKKAKIAKKVVEGLDYYLSACQLGITITALVLGALGEPTVQKILEPVFIELNVPATMITVLSYAIALSVVSLLHVVIGELAPKTLAIQYAEKMTLLLAPPLYWFGKVTSPFITVLNGSARLLLKTFGVRPSGHDTAHSEEELKLIVAQSYEGGAINRTELDYLKNIFAFDERELKDIMIPASGMITLERHQSLDSMITVIDRYEYTRYPVHDRTKGDAGQFIGFINTKEMMTAIAAGRKGDIKDYIHDIPRFKQTASIKEVFLKMQQSRTHMAVVTDSTGKPVGLVTMEDILTEIVGEIRDEVDGVVGT from the coding sequence TTGGACGGTATGATTACACTTAATCTATTTTTGATCGTCGTATTCATCTTATTGACGGCATTCTTCGTCGGGGCGGAATTCGCCATCCTGAAAGTGAGGATGTCGAGGATCGACCAGCTTATCGCCGAAGGCAACAAGAAAGCCAAAATCGCCAAGAAGGTCGTGGAAGGACTGGATTACTACCTGTCTGCGTGCCAGCTCGGGATCACGATCACGGCCCTCGTACTCGGGGCTTTGGGTGAGCCGACGGTCCAGAAGATCCTCGAGCCCGTGTTCATTGAATTGAACGTTCCGGCCACCATGATCACCGTGCTCTCGTACGCCATCGCGCTATCGGTCGTGTCACTGCTTCACGTCGTGATCGGCGAGCTCGCACCAAAGACCCTTGCGATCCAGTACGCAGAGAAGATGACGCTCCTCCTGGCGCCGCCGCTCTACTGGTTCGGCAAAGTCACGAGTCCGTTCATCACCGTATTGAACGGATCGGCCCGCTTGCTCCTGAAGACATTCGGGGTACGGCCGTCGGGGCATGACACGGCCCACTCCGAGGAAGAGCTCAAGCTCATCGTCGCCCAGAGCTATGAAGGCGGCGCAATCAACCGGACGGAACTTGACTACCTGAAGAACATCTTCGCCTTCGATGAGCGCGAGCTGAAGGACATCATGATCCCGGCAAGCGGCATGATCACCCTCGAGAGGCATCAGTCCCTCGACAGCATGATCACCGTCATCGATCGCTACGAATACACGCGCTACCCGGTCCACGACCGCACCAAAGGCGACGCCGGCCAGTTCATCGGCTTCATCAACACGAAGGAAATGATGACCGCCATCGCCGCCGGACGAAAAGGGGATATCAAGGACTACATCCACGACATCCCCCGCTTCAAACAGACCGCGTCGATCAAGGAAGTATTCCTCAAGATGCAGCAATCCCGCACCCACATGGCCGTCGTCACAGACAGCACCGGCAAGCCGGTCGGCCTTGTGACCATGGAGGATATCCTGACAGAGATCGTTGGGGAGATCCGTGATGAGGTGGATGGGGTTGTGGGGACGTAA